In a genomic window of Cryptococcus deuterogattii R265 chromosome 12, complete sequence:
- a CDS encoding cyclin, with protein sequence MPVAPTVKTVRTTSVYDRSCRASASPKSSRRPPSQTKPKFQAVAAPVSQPRAVPHHRKVDEVMYFEEDYSEEIIAYMSSMDKSTVASAELMDMQPELEWCMRSYLIDFIIEVHQQFRLRLEVLYLAMNIVDRYISKRVVYKKHYQLVGCAALWIAAKFEDAKDKVPLVHELSEMCCRAYDESAFIQMEGHVLSTIGWVLGHPSAEAWLRVFSTGIRYEDQKIANMARFLMEVTLFHREFIGIRSSIIAAGALMLARFICGKPYKPCFPNVPEAVAVRVCIDIDKKFSQELEKVSEIVIRKYAPTYYDRVSTICREWYLSGRRYTYNPVVPSTPVSGLSTPGLAPSSSSPWAQRGSWVTGSPAGSCASSEAGDETPVTPITPIYTHVIDPFSVAAKENIAPDAGKPMAKVIPRAHNVTAPRVMRRLSN encoded by the exons ATGCCCGTTGCTCCTACTGTCAAGACTGTCCGCACCACCTCTGTGTATGATCGCAGTTGCAGGGCCTCTGCTTCCCCTAAGTCATCTCGACGGCCGCCATCTCAAACCAAGCCCAAATTTCAAGCAGTTGCAGCTCCAGTCTCTCAGCCGCGTGCTGTGCCTCATCACAGAAAAGTTGATGAAGTGATGTATTTCGAGGAAGATTACAGTGAGGAAATTATTGCCTACATGAGCAGTATGGAT AAGTCCACCGTTGCTTCTGCCGAGCTCATGGATATGCAGCCAGAACTTGAATGGTGCATGCGCTCTTATCTAATCGACTTTATTATTGAGGTTCACCAGCAATTTCGACTGCGACTAGAAGTCCTTTATCTCGCCATGAACATTGTTGACCGGTACATTTCCAAGCGTGTTGTCTACAAGAAACACTATCAACTTGTCGGATGTGCTGCGCTCTGGATTGCTGCCAAGTTCGAAGATGCAAAGGACAAGGTCCCCTTGGTGCATGAGTTGTCCGAGATGTGTTGTAGAGCTTACGATGAGAGCGCTTTCATCCAAATGGAGGGTCATGTCCTTTCCACCATTGGATGGGTTCTAGGCCACCCCTCCGCTGAGGCTTGGTTAAGGGTGTTCTCTACTGGAATTCGATATGAGGATCAGAAGATTGCGAACATGGCTAGGTTCCTGATGGAGGTTACCTTGTTCCACCGAGAGTTTATTGGGATCCGGTCCTCAATTATTGCTGCAGGTGCCTTGATGCTCGCCAGGTTCATCTGCGGAAAACCCTATAAG CCTTGCTTCCCCAACGTCCCTGAGGCTGTCGCTGTGCGAGTTTGCATTGATATTGACAAAAAGTTTTCTCAAGAACTCGAGAAAGTGTCAGAAATCGTCATTCGAAAATATGCGCCGACGTATTACGACCGCGTCTCTACCATCTGCCGTGAATGGTATTTGTCAGGCCGACGATACACTTACAACCCTGTTGTGCCTTCCACCCCGGTCTCCGGTCTTTCAACTCCGGGTCTCGCtccttcaagctcatcgCCTTGGGCTCAGCGTGGTTCATGGGTTACCGGCTCTCCTGCGGGTTCTTGCGCTTCATCTGAAGCCGGCGATGAAACCCCAGTCACACCTATCACCCCTATCTACACCCATGTTATCGACCCATTTTCCGTTGCAGCAAAGGAGAATATTGCCCCAGATGCTGGGAAACCAATGGCTAAGGTTATTCCCCGGGCGCACAATGTGACGGCTCCTCGCGTTATGAGACGACTAAGCAATTAG